From the genome of Thermocrinis jamiesonii, one region includes:
- the argS gene encoding arginine--tRNA ligase, translating into MKDLVSQRLRELVLKKYNIQDLNYTVDIPKDSELGDLATNVCFLLAKHLKKSPNLIAEEIAPELRCDEFEAYPLRGFINFRFSEGYIKESFKELLKTGQSYFFENLGKGKKLQLEFVSANPTGPLHLGHGRGAVVGDVLYRLLKAFGFDVQREYYINDAGNQAYLFGLSILYRLYELFGVEDEELRKKFEEEGYKGYYIKELAKDAKAFYGEEILKKDKKEAINLLSEYGIRRMLEDIRETLNFMGVSFDSWISEREVIKSGILEEIIQKLEEKGYIYWQDGALWFKSSLFGDDKDRVLIRSDRTPTYFAGDIAYHYYKYKRGFEEVINLWGADHWGYLPRLKGALKALGIPEDWLKVEFVQMVRLFSQGKEIRMSKRTGEFVTLKELLDEVGVDAVRFIFLTKRSDTPLDFNIDLVKSNTTENPVFYVQYAYARTRGVFREVRSRFGIDPDSEKLEEWLNPLKDSQGLELMKKVLFFKDTLKDAVLSLTPHIVVYNLLEISKLFHNYYNHHRVIVEDRSLMMGRLALLKGVEIALKVGLNLIGVSAPERM; encoded by the coding sequence ATGAAAGATTTAGTAAGTCAAAGATTGCGAGAGCTGGTTTTGAAAAAATACAACATACAGGATTTAAACTACACCGTAGATATTCCAAAGGACAGTGAGTTGGGAGACCTTGCTACAAACGTGTGTTTTCTCTTAGCTAAACATTTAAAAAAGTCTCCCAATTTAATCGCAGAGGAAATTGCGCCGGAATTACGCTGTGATGAGTTTGAAGCTTATCCTTTGAGAGGCTTTATAAACTTCCGATTCTCAGAGGGTTATATAAAGGAAAGTTTTAAAGAGCTTTTAAAAACTGGACAGTCCTACTTTTTTGAAAATTTAGGAAAAGGGAAAAAATTACAGTTAGAGTTTGTCAGTGCCAATCCCACTGGACCGCTACACCTTGGACACGGCAGGGGTGCGGTGGTAGGGGATGTGCTGTATAGACTACTAAAAGCCTTTGGCTTTGACGTTCAAAGAGAGTATTACATAAACGACGCTGGCAATCAAGCATACCTTTTTGGTCTTTCTATCCTTTATAGACTGTACGAGCTGTTTGGCGTAGAGGACGAAGAACTAAGGAAAAAGTTTGAGGAAGAAGGATACAAAGGGTATTACATAAAGGAGCTTGCCAAAGATGCCAAGGCTTTTTATGGTGAAGAAATACTAAAAAAAGACAAGAAGGAAGCAATAAACCTTCTTAGTGAATACGGAATAAGGCGCATGCTTGAAGATATAAGAGAAACTCTGAATTTTATGGGTGTGTCTTTTGACTCTTGGATCAGTGAAAGGGAAGTTATCAAAAGCGGTATTTTGGAAGAGATTATTCAGAAGTTAGAGGAAAAGGGCTATATTTATTGGCAAGATGGAGCCCTTTGGTTCAAAAGCTCCCTTTTTGGAGATGACAAAGACAGGGTCCTTATAAGGTCCGATCGCACACCCACTTATTTTGCTGGAGATATAGCATACCACTACTACAAATACAAAAGGGGCTTTGAAGAGGTTATAAACCTTTGGGGGGCAGATCACTGGGGCTATCTTCCAAGGTTAAAGGGAGCTCTTAAGGCTTTGGGTATTCCAGAAGATTGGCTAAAAGTAGAGTTTGTGCAAATGGTTAGACTTTTCTCACAAGGCAAAGAAATTCGTATGTCCAAAAGGACTGGAGAGTTTGTAACCCTTAAGGAGTTGTTGGATGAAGTGGGTGTGGATGCGGTCAGGTTTATCTTTCTGACAAAACGTTCAGATACGCCCCTTGATTTTAACATTGACTTGGTAAAGAGCAATACCACAGAAAACCCTGTCTTTTATGTTCAATACGCTTACGCCCGCACAAGAGGTGTATTCAGGGAGGTTAGAAGTAGGTTTGGAATAGACCCAGATAGTGAAAAGCTGGAAGAATGGCTAAACCCTTTGAAGGACTCTCAAGGTTTAGAACTCATGAAAAAAGTTTTATTTTTCAAGGATACCTTAAAAGATGCGGTCCTCAGCCTAACACCACACATAGTCGTATACAACTTACTGGAAATATCCAAACTTTTCCACAATTACTACAACCATCACAGGGTAATTGTGGAGGACAGGTCGCTTATGATGGGAAGGCTTGCGCTGTTAAAAGGAGTTGAGATTGCCTTAAAAGTTGGTTTAAATTTAATAGGAGTAAGTGCGCCGGAACGCATGTGA
- the aspS gene encoding aspartate--tRNA ligase — protein sequence MKRTKYCGLVSEEDLDKEVVLCGWVHRVRNHGGVVFLDLRDREGIVQVVVEELHSPEAYETADKLSAEDVICVKGKVRRRPPGTENPKLRTGQLEVFAERIELLNTSELLPFPVEEETAVSEEIKLRYRYIDLRRETMKRNILFRHKAYQIIRDVFVKNGFIEVETPLLTKSTPEGARDFLVPSRLHPGKFYALPQSPQLFKQILMIAGLDRYFQIAKCLRDEDLRADRQPEFTQIDFEMSFVEEEDVMGITEELIRTLFKELLGIEVKTPFDRVSYFECMERYGTDKPDRRFGLELVNVEDVFKNTDFKVFKEAIESGGTVKAINFNAGELSRSQIEELTRLVQSWGAKGLAWIRVEEGKLTSPIVKFLREEEIKALLERTKAKPGNTIFFSAGKKELVYKVLSNLRLHLAKSFNLAKDGFDFLWVVDFPLLEWDDEEGRFVSLHHPFTSPREEDIPKLIQALQTQDIEEKKRLVHSVRARAYDLVINGYEVGGGSIRIHRRDLQEKIFKLLDLSEVEVEEKFGFLLKALSYGAPPHGGLAIGLDRLLAIMLGLDSIRDVIAFPKTQKGTCPLTGAPDYVSPKQLKDVHIKTLEL from the coding sequence ATGAAGAGGACTAAATACTGTGGGCTTGTGTCGGAAGAGGACTTGGACAAAGAAGTAGTGCTTTGCGGTTGGGTTCATAGGGTTAGAAACCATGGAGGAGTGGTATTTTTGGACCTTAGGGACAGAGAGGGAATCGTGCAGGTGGTGGTGGAAGAGCTTCACTCTCCAGAAGCTTACGAGACTGCGGACAAGCTAAGCGCAGAAGACGTTATTTGCGTGAAAGGTAAAGTAAGAAGAAGACCACCAGGAACGGAAAACCCAAAGCTAAGGACAGGACAGTTGGAGGTCTTTGCTGAAAGGATAGAGCTTTTGAACACTTCCGAATTGCTTCCTTTCCCCGTAGAAGAAGAAACCGCAGTATCCGAAGAAATAAAACTGCGATACAGATACATTGACCTTAGAAGGGAAACGATGAAGAGGAACATCCTTTTTAGGCACAAAGCCTATCAGATCATAAGGGATGTGTTTGTAAAGAATGGTTTTATTGAGGTGGAAACTCCTCTGCTTACCAAATCTACGCCCGAAGGTGCAAGGGACTTTTTGGTTCCTTCAAGACTACATCCGGGCAAGTTTTACGCCCTTCCCCAGTCCCCACAGCTCTTTAAACAAATTCTTATGATCGCTGGCTTGGACAGATACTTCCAGATCGCAAAGTGTTTGAGGGACGAAGATTTAAGGGCAGACAGACAACCAGAATTTACGCAGATAGACTTTGAAATGTCCTTTGTGGAAGAAGAGGATGTTATGGGTATAACGGAAGAACTTATAAGGACGTTGTTTAAGGAGCTTTTGGGAATAGAAGTAAAAACACCCTTTGATAGGGTTAGCTATTTTGAGTGTATGGAAAGATACGGGACAGATAAGCCAGACAGAAGGTTTGGGCTTGAATTGGTAAATGTGGAGGATGTGTTTAAAAACACCGACTTTAAGGTCTTTAAAGAAGCCATAGAAAGCGGTGGAACGGTAAAGGCTATAAACTTCAATGCTGGAGAGCTGTCAAGGAGTCAGATAGAAGAGCTTACTCGTCTTGTCCAATCTTGGGGTGCTAAGGGTTTAGCTTGGATAAGGGTGGAAGAGGGTAAGCTAACATCCCCCATAGTGAAGTTTCTTAGAGAAGAAGAAATAAAGGCTTTGCTTGAAAGAACAAAGGCGAAACCGGGGAATACCATCTTCTTTTCTGCGGGCAAAAAGGAACTTGTCTATAAAGTTTTGAGTAATCTAAGGCTCCATCTTGCCAAAAGTTTTAACCTTGCAAAAGATGGCTTTGACTTTTTGTGGGTTGTGGATTTTCCACTTTTGGAGTGGGACGATGAGGAAGGGAGGTTCGTATCCTTGCACCATCCTTTCACCTCTCCAAGGGAGGAAGACATACCAAAGCTAATTCAAGCCTTACAAACACAAGACATAGAGGAGAAGAAAAGGTTGGTGCATTCTGTAAGAGCAAGGGCTTACGATTTGGTCATAAACGGTTATGAGGTAGGCGGAGGTTCCATACGTATTCACAGAAGGGACCTACAGGAAAAGATCTTTAAACTTTTGGATCTATCTGAGGTAGAAGTAGAAGAAAAATTTGGCTTTTTACTTAAGGCTTTAAGTTATGGAGCTCCACCTCACGGAGGCTTGGCCATAGGTTTGGATAGGCTTTTGGCAATTATGCTGGGCTTGGATTCCATAAGGGACGTTATAGCTTTTCCCAAAACTCAAAAGGGTACATGCCCATTAACAGGAGCGCCAGACTACGTTTCTCCAAAACAACTTAAAGATGTGCATATAAAAACCTTGGAATTATGA
- the mazG gene encoding nucleoside triphosphate pyrophosphohydrolase: MTPFEELLKIMQTLREKCPWDSKQTHESLKKYMIEEAYELLDAIDSKDDHRLKEELGDVLLQVVFHSQIAKERGAFDVWDVIETLNEKLIKRHPHVFGNESAQEVLSKWEENKVKERESVLDGVPKSLPALMRSQKLQDRASLVGFDFESIEQVFEKIEEEFRELKDAIKEGSKKAIKHELGDVLTAVVELARFLKVDAEECLQEANNRFERRFRYLEKRAKELGKDLKSMTLQEMDLLWMESKRFDYDNPQE; the protein is encoded by the coding sequence ATGACGCCTTTTGAAGAGCTTTTAAAAATAATGCAAACCTTAAGGGAAAAATGCCCATGGGATAGCAAGCAAACCCACGAAAGCCTTAAAAAGTATATGATAGAAGAAGCTTATGAGCTTTTGGACGCCATAGACAGTAAAGATGACCATAGGCTAAAGGAAGAATTGGGAGACGTGCTCCTTCAAGTTGTTTTTCATTCCCAAATAGCAAAGGAAAGAGGTGCCTTTGATGTGTGGGATGTAATAGAAACTTTGAATGAAAAGCTGATAAAGAGGCATCCTCACGTCTTTGGCAATGAATCTGCCCAAGAGGTTTTGAGTAAGTGGGAAGAGAATAAAGTAAAGGAAAGGGAGAGTGTCTTAGATGGAGTTCCAAAGAGCCTTCCTGCATTGATGAGGTCCCAAAAGCTTCAGGACAGGGCAAGCTTAGTGGGCTTTGACTTTGAAAGCATAGAGCAAGTTTTTGAAAAGATTGAAGAAGAGTTTCGGGAACTAAAGGACGCTATAAAGGAAGGCAGTAAGAAGGCTATAAAGCACGAATTGGGAGATGTGCTTACCGCTGTTGTGGAGTTGGCAAGGTTTTTAAAAGTAGATGCGGAAGAGTGCTTACAAGAGGCAAACAACAGGTTTGAAAGGCGGTTTAGATACTTAGAAAAAAGAGCAAAGGAACTTGGAAAGGATCTTAAAAGTATGACTCTGCAGGAGATGGACCTTCTTTGGATGGAATCAAAGCGTTTTGACTACGATAATCCACAAGAGTGA
- a CDS encoding epoxyqueuosine reductase QueH — MKILVHVCCAPDAVYFLQRLREDFPQSEITAFFYDPNIHPYEEYKLRLVETKRVCQSLGIKLVEGEYDVENWLRAVKGLEDEPERGKRCEVCFDYRLSRSLEYAKSIGASHYTTTLLMSPKKDFKVLSEVGSNLAKNFGIEFLALDYRKGGGTQEMFRLSKAMEIYHQDYCGCIYGLFKQKKEKAMWDLVSFLGGRRPGSKEERLFIKELRFFAEGLGLKCKEWEFSFINWKLLHASVKVGESHIPFLVQPFSRAIKGVLKADVEEVIENTIYYNKGGLKVLLVEELKDRPLEEVSVLTDPTFLVSVDQKEKLLSGRISVELQAEICWDTSSVLLIGDVESECVVGFPADTLQDGSGIDFEQICQFVENRALEIKEKRLSIALLGAQSLGKAGSRFLKERIKRDLTLVDYRSQNALIPSKEGPSPAESYF; from the coding sequence ATGAAGATTTTAGTCCACGTTTGCTGTGCGCCAGATGCGGTTTATTTTCTCCAAAGGCTAAGAGAAGATTTTCCCCAATCTGAAATAACTGCCTTTTTCTACGACCCAAACATACACCCCTACGAAGAATATAAACTACGGCTTGTGGAAACAAAAAGAGTATGTCAGAGCTTGGGGATAAAGCTGGTGGAAGGAGAGTATGATGTGGAAAACTGGCTCAGGGCTGTGAAAGGCTTAGAGGACGAGCCGGAGAGGGGCAAAAGGTGTGAGGTGTGCTTTGACTACAGACTTTCAAGGTCCCTTGAGTATGCAAAAAGTATAGGTGCTTCCCACTATACAACCACCTTGCTTATGAGTCCAAAAAAGGACTTTAAGGTTCTTTCTGAAGTGGGCTCCAACCTTGCCAAAAACTTTGGCATAGAGTTCTTAGCCTTAGACTACAGAAAAGGGGGAGGCACGCAGGAGATGTTCAGGCTCTCCAAGGCTATGGAAATCTACCATCAGGACTACTGCGGATGTATTTACGGACTTTTTAAGCAAAAGAAGGAAAAAGCCATGTGGGACCTTGTGTCCTTCTTGGGCGGAAGAAGGCCTGGAAGCAAAGAGGAGAGGCTTTTTATAAAGGAGCTAAGGTTCTTTGCGGAAGGTTTGGGCTTGAAGTGTAAAGAGTGGGAGTTTTCCTTCATAAACTGGAAGCTTTTGCACGCAAGCGTCAAGGTTGGCGAAAGTCATATACCCTTTTTGGTCCAACCCTTCTCAAGGGCTATAAAGGGTGTGCTGAAGGCTGACGTAGAAGAAGTTATAGAAAACACCATATACTATAACAAAGGAGGATTGAAAGTTTTGTTGGTAGAAGAGCTAAAAGACAGACCCTTGGAAGAGGTAAGTGTTCTGACCGATCCCACCTTTTTGGTTAGCGTAGATCAAAAGGAAAAACTCCTAAGCGGTCGTATATCTGTAGAACTTCAGGCGGAGATCTGCTGGGACACCTCTTCGGTTCTACTGATAGGAGATGTAGAATCTGAGTGTGTTGTGGGCTTTCCAGCAGATACTCTTCAAGATGGAAGCGGAATAGATTTTGAACAGATCTGCCAATTTGTAGAAAACAGGGCTTTGGAGATCAAGGAAAAAAGGTTAAGCATTGCCCTTTTGGGTGCCCAATCCCTTGGAAAGGCAGGCAGTAGGTTTTTGAAGGAGCGCATAAAAAGAGATCTCACTCTTGTGGATTATCGTAGTCAAAACGCTTTGATTCCATCCAAAGAAGGTCCATCTCCTGCAGAGTCATACTTTTAA
- a CDS encoding leucyl aminopeptidase, whose product MEILSVSKSIESLDTPIAVLLYEDDQSNLSYLGDLQQEVKMLMQAENFKGKEDSVAKINLIKNQKVVTIYLGGLGKKEKVSLDNFRRTTALIIKRAKRDKVKDLLIYAGERLSEEVSKAIVEGAILGDYTFDKYKTKNNEEEKGKISKIELYGGDERGITVGKILAQAQRFVRDLVNEPGNVINPITLAEIAKKLAEEYHLECRIYDEKEIQEMGMMALWSVGKGSATPPRFIHLTYRPEGEPKDRIVFVGKGLTFDSGGLNIKTGDYMRTMKMDKAGACTVLGILKAVAELKLPVEVHGVIGAAENMPSGTAYRPDDIIRAMNGKTIEIDNTDAEGRVTLADALSYASNLEPSRIIDLATLTGACVVALGEYTAGLFTNDDEFGDEFLKISKDTGERLWKLPMDDKKLREKIKKGDGDVLNSGGRYGGAITAAMFLEEFVKEGIKWIHLDIAGPAYFKEEFGYYSKGATGFGLRTCVEYIIRKYS is encoded by the coding sequence ATGGAAATCTTGTCTGTGAGTAAAAGTATAGAGAGCTTAGATACACCTATTGCTGTTCTGCTTTACGAGGATGATCAATCAAACCTTAGCTATCTTGGTGATTTACAGCAAGAAGTAAAAATGCTCATGCAAGCAGAAAACTTTAAAGGGAAAGAAGATTCTGTAGCCAAGATAAACTTGATAAAAAACCAAAAGGTGGTAACCATATACTTGGGAGGTTTGGGTAAAAAAGAAAAGGTCAGCCTTGACAATTTTAGAAGGACCACTGCGTTGATCATAAAGAGGGCAAAAAGGGACAAGGTAAAAGATTTACTTATTTATGCCGGAGAGAGGCTAAGCGAAGAAGTTTCAAAGGCTATAGTAGAGGGTGCCATACTGGGAGATTACACCTTTGATAAGTATAAAACCAAGAACAACGAAGAGGAAAAAGGGAAGATCTCAAAGATTGAGCTCTACGGTGGAGACGAAAGGGGGATAACTGTTGGTAAAATACTGGCGCAAGCTCAGAGGTTTGTTAGGGACTTGGTAAATGAGCCAGGAAACGTGATAAATCCAATAACCTTGGCGGAAATTGCCAAAAAACTCGCAGAAGAATACCATTTAGAGTGTAGGATTTACGATGAGAAGGAAATTCAGGAAATGGGTATGATGGCTCTTTGGAGCGTGGGGAAAGGCTCTGCCACACCACCCAGGTTCATCCATCTTACTTACAGGCCAGAAGGGGAGCCAAAGGACAGAATAGTTTTTGTAGGTAAAGGACTTACCTTTGACAGCGGGGGACTAAACATAAAGACGGGAGACTACATGAGGACGATGAAGATGGATAAGGCGGGAGCATGCACGGTTCTTGGCATACTGAAGGCGGTAGCTGAGCTAAAGCTTCCGGTAGAAGTTCATGGAGTAATAGGAGCGGCGGAGAACATGCCAAGTGGCACAGCCTACAGACCGGATGACATAATAAGAGCTATGAACGGAAAGACCATAGAGATAGACAACACCGACGCAGAAGGTAGGGTAACTTTGGCAGATGCCCTCTCTTATGCTTCTAACCTTGAACCTTCCAGAATAATTGATTTGGCAACGCTCACTGGAGCCTGTGTGGTAGCCCTGGGAGAATACACCGCCGGGCTCTTTACCAACGACGATGAGTTTGGGGATGAGTTTTTGAAAATCTCAAAGGATACAGGAGAAAGGCTTTGGAAACTGCCGATGGACGACAAAAAGCTCAGGGAAAAGATAAAAAAAGGAGATGGAGATGTGTTAAATAGTGGAGGAAGATACGGTGGAGCCATAACCGCTGCCATGTTTTTGGAGGAGTTCGTCAAAGAGGGCATAAAGTGGATCCATCTGGACATAGCAGGTCCTGCTTACTTCAAAGAGGAATTTGGTTATTACTCAAAAGGAGCCACAGGCTTTGGGCTCAGAACCTGCGTAGAGTATATTATTCGTAAGTACTCATGA
- a CDS encoding AAA domain-containing protein, whose amino-acid sequence MVGKDDVIKYLSYLRELSRKIGVRVDFSNLFIRPRRKRINPEVLKETLFFLKEDLKFGDALEITRESDGDLYNFLKKKLREIANSDDKALFLGVGLLKYFIKTDTINEIRVFAPIFVVNLEVREEERKITLDIGNSFLNYDLFDKLPLGQDEEYGVRDDLLDFVKEVEEKMETCADLESLRGLAEEVVEQINYMLESEEKIKILQERLSFEILANQQNYYYDGTYLFLSNFPTELSTYKSLELLIEEIKERGDLKNKVLQKLLSSALSERVNLEKLGNFSLGDLRYEIPIPISKNQERALENAINHEVSYIQGPPGTGKSHTITALALLFILLDKKILIVSQKAPAIKVLFEKLSRILSSDENFLPFIYFYKEYKRKTKENIENIIKQLDNIKIYSIKQDLKNTEDELKQKIRDYKKITEEYKKYLKLTEEYTEKTQSFERSLTNFEYEYEIQRDFIQKLYQTYKGEIQRFMDFLKSEQSTFKTLEEKGKTEIGIYILRRKRFLKKLGMKSFTKGKRLSYFAKSLYELLDRYREIQYTADKLKGLLHDYSKTLSGLEKEIKELARKRIATLILDRIYSRAWQYKEDLSNLKSIFHYTKDRLLKEAQERVNYENVLKIFNIWITDIPSVDRILPMKPNLFDLVVVDESSQVNLAQIIPVFYRGKSICVVGDHKQLNLEAVGLGFRISNKLDTLVWERYKPAGMDYEKAKKRRLVLTKASILEFLSPDKHSEESDSLSYINEDAIVMLDEHFRSVYPLASFTSREFYDGKLHVMTRDPNREGIAFKVIKVEGKRSTRQKIVEAEAEEVLKIIKSLKDHRAYQDVKLPEYVPQNFEIGVLSFVRDQVEYIRLRLMEEDYDNILVGTPEEFQGHEKDIMIISLALDESCSQSRNHYEQKNRFNVATSRAKYFTFLVYAGLPQNFNLTKRYILHFENYYTERLSDGSLDVSKFESKLEEAVYYYLREIVEELEKKYKTEIKIFNQYETCGYRLDFVIYCKQLKKFLAIEVDGPHHFKMLGNKILDYADWHVERVERLKRAGWQIIHTPYYKWYINGWLDKENPILKGEIENLKKALEEFLFIEKAQA is encoded by the coding sequence ATGGTCGGGAAAGATGATGTTATAAAGTATCTTAGCTATCTAAGAGAACTTAGTAGGAAGATAGGTGTTAGAGTAGATTTCAGTAATCTGTTTATTAGACCCAGAAGAAAAAGGATAAATCCTGAGGTTCTTAAAGAAACCCTCTTCTTCCTAAAAGAAGACTTAAAATTTGGCGATGCATTGGAAATTACAAGGGAAAGCGATGGGGATCTATACAACTTTCTGAAAAAAAAGCTAAGAGAGATAGCAAATTCTGATGATAAAGCGCTATTTTTGGGTGTGGGTCTTTTGAAGTATTTCATTAAAACAGATACTATAAACGAGATAAGAGTTTTTGCTCCAATATTTGTGGTTAATTTGGAAGTAAGGGAAGAAGAAAGAAAAATAACTTTGGACATAGGAAATTCTTTTCTGAACTATGACCTTTTTGATAAGCTTCCTTTGGGACAAGATGAGGAATACGGGGTAAGGGATGATCTGTTGGATTTTGTGAAGGAAGTAGAAGAAAAGATGGAAACATGTGCTGATTTGGAATCTTTGAGAGGCTTAGCTGAAGAAGTTGTGGAACAAATAAACTATATGCTTGAATCTGAGGAAAAGATTAAAATCTTACAGGAAAGGTTATCCTTTGAAATTTTAGCAAACCAACAGAATTATTATTACGACGGAACTTATCTGTTTCTTAGTAATTTTCCTACAGAGCTTTCTACTTATAAATCTTTGGAACTTTTGATAGAAGAGATCAAAGAACGGGGAGATTTGAAGAACAAAGTTTTGCAAAAATTGCTAAGCTCTGCTTTGTCAGAGAGAGTGAATCTCGAAAAGTTGGGTAACTTTTCTTTGGGGGACCTAAGGTATGAAATTCCTATACCTATCTCTAAAAACCAAGAAAGGGCTTTGGAAAACGCCATCAATCATGAGGTATCATACATACAGGGACCACCCGGCACTGGCAAAAGCCACACTATAACCGCTTTGGCTCTTCTGTTTATACTGCTTGATAAGAAGATATTAATCGTATCCCAAAAAGCCCCTGCTATAAAAGTGCTCTTTGAAAAGCTTTCAAGAATACTCTCTTCAGACGAAAACTTTTTGCCCTTCATATACTTTTACAAGGAGTACAAAAGGAAAACTAAGGAAAACATAGAAAACATCATCAAACAGCTGGACAACATAAAGATATATTCAATAAAGCAGGACTTGAAGAATACGGAAGATGAGCTTAAGCAAAAGATTAGAGATTATAAGAAAATTACTGAAGAATATAAAAAATATTTGAAGCTTACCGAAGAATACACAGAAAAAACTCAGAGCTTTGAGAGGAGTTTAACTAACTTTGAATATGAATACGAGATTCAAAGAGATTTCATCCAAAAGCTATACCAGACCTATAAGGGAGAAATTCAAAGGTTTATGGATTTTCTGAAAAGCGAGCAATCAACTTTTAAGACGTTAGAAGAAAAAGGTAAAACAGAAATTGGTATATATATTCTGCGTCGCAAAAGGTTTTTGAAAAAATTAGGAATGAAAAGCTTTACTAAAGGGAAAAGACTTTCTTATTTCGCCAAAAGTTTGTATGAGCTCTTAGATAGATACCGTGAGATTCAGTATACAGCGGATAAGCTTAAAGGATTGCTTCATGATTATTCCAAAACCCTCAGTGGTTTAGAGAAAGAGATAAAGGAGCTTGCACGCAAAAGAATAGCAACCTTGATTTTGGATAGAATATACAGCAGAGCTTGGCAATACAAGGAAGACCTTTCTAATCTAAAGTCCATATTTCATTATACAAAAGACAGATTGCTTAAGGAAGCACAGGAACGCGTGAACTACGAAAATGTATTAAAGATCTTTAACATCTGGATAACTGATATCCCGAGCGTGGACAGAATACTTCCTATGAAGCCAAACTTGTTTGACTTAGTTGTAGTGGATGAATCTTCTCAGGTAAATTTAGCTCAGATAATACCTGTCTTTTATAGAGGGAAAAGCATCTGCGTAGTGGGAGATCACAAGCAACTTAATTTAGAAGCAGTGGGCTTAGGCTTTAGGATTAGTAATAAACTTGATACTCTTGTATGGGAAAGGTATAAACCAGCAGGGATGGATTACGAGAAAGCCAAAAAGAGAAGATTGGTCCTAACAAAAGCTTCCATCCTTGAGTTCTTATCTCCTGATAAACATTCTGAAGAATCAGATTCTCTAAGCTATATAAATGAAGATGCAATAGTTATGTTAGACGAACACTTCAGGTCAGTTTATCCTTTGGCAAGCTTTACTTCAAGGGAGTTTTACGATGGAAAACTGCACGTGATGACAAGGGATCCCAACAGGGAAGGTATAGCCTTTAAAGTTATAAAAGTTGAAGGAAAAAGGTCCACAAGGCAAAAAATAGTTGAGGCTGAAGCGGAAGAGGTCTTAAAAATAATAAAGAGTTTGAAAGATCACAGAGCTTATCAAGATGTAAAACTTCCTGAATATGTGCCACAAAACTTTGAGATAGGTGTTCTTTCCTTTGTGAGGGACCAGGTAGAATACATAAGACTAAGACTTATGGAGGAAGATTACGATAACATCCTCGTGGGAACACCCGAAGAGTTTCAAGGACACGAAAAAGATATTATGATAATCTCCCTTGCTTTGGATGAATCATGTTCTCAAAGTAGGAACCATTATGAGCAAAAAAACAGATTTAATGTAGCTACCAGTAGAGCAAAGTATTTTACTTTCCTAGTTTATGCAGGGCTTCCACAGAATTTTAATCTTACCAAAAGATACATACTTCACTTTGAAAATTACTACACAGAACGACTGTCGGATGGAAGTTTGGATGTTAGTAAGTTTGAATCTAAACTGGAGGAAGCAGTCTATTACTACCTTAGGGAAATTGTTGAAGAGTTAGAAAAAAAATACAAGACAGAAATTAAAATTTTCAACCAATACGAAACTTGCGGATACAGGTTAGATTTTGTAATATACTGCAAACAGCTCAAAAAGTTTCTTGCAATAGAAGTTGATGGACCACATCACTTTAAAATGTTAGGGAATAAAATCTTAGATTACGCAGACTGGCATGTGGAGAGAGTGGAAAGACTCAAAAGAGCGGGCTGGCAAATAATACACACTCCATACTACAAATGGTACATAAACGGCTGGCTGGATAAGGAAAATCCTATTCTAAAAGGAGAAATTGAAAACTTGAAAAAAGCTTTAGAAGAGTTTTTGTTTATTGAAAAAGCTCAAGCTTGA